Proteins encoded in a region of the Anopheles aquasalis chromosome 2, idAnoAquaMG_Q_19, whole genome shotgun sequence genome:
- the LOC126581465 gene encoding uncharacterized protein LOC126581465 yields MSSPSHNTTAHRRTSFQDEDEDTLTELSRESPGSSQGRSSIGSIPWAEDAIKQNQTEWERIDRMFYGEEELPTDPRLREEILEWTGVFPYLRLAGEGITIVESVHAKANDPFHEEVFAIDPPLASRTRSSRSGKDKQQIAKDLECELSSCELDKCLYISSGHTFRSGQVKAGRRAGPADSVPEYVDKGEKPFSRVKPLNSLMVPQVPIMPIGTLGLLISTHPIGAGHYQTLSGSRNCSAQSVSYVSHNNADHGGRSRNVNLQRKLAPLPHRPTQHQQYPQKQPKVSEPTVLSASATQHRIPPLTKNYKFLVQNSHVAPTLLAEIEQRHSKLTVVKSATTRYMASSPTKHIFSLPSLGAGIESLGHHHHHHHHHHHHHRLNGATVLERSPDKKRAFRSEVIGRSISAAVTQKGNPI; encoded by the coding sequence ATGAGCTCTCCGagtcacaacacaacagcccATCGTCGCACCAGCTTTcaggacgaggatgaggataCGCTGACGGAACTGTCCCGGGAGTCGCCGGGAAGCAGCCaaggaagaagcagcatcgGGTCAATCCCGTGGGCAGAAGACGCTATCAAACAGAACCAGACGGAATGGGAACGAATCGATCGGATGTTCTACGGCGAAGAGGAGCTACCGACGGATCCGCGGCTCCGGGAAGAGATCCTCGAATGGACCGGGGTGTTTCCGTATCTGCGCCTGGCGGGAGAAGGGATTACCATCGTCGAGTCGGTGCATGCAAAGGCGAATGATCCGTTTCACGAGGAAGTGTTCGCAATAGATCCCCCGCTGGCCAGCCGAACTCGATCATCGCGATCCGGCAAGGACAAGCAGCAGATTGCGAAAGACCTCGAGTGTGAGCTCAGTTCATGTGAACTGGACAAGTGTTTGTACATCAGCTCTGGTCACACATTCCGCAGCGGTCAGGTCAAAGCTGGTCGTCGCGCAGGGCCCGCGGACTCCGTGCCGGAGTACGTAGATAAGGGAGAGAAGCCGTTCAGCCGAGTGAAGCCTCTCAACAGTTTGATGGTACCTCAGGTGCCCATAATGCCGATCGGTACACTGGGGCTGTTAATCTCAACCCACCCCATCGGAGCAGGCCATTATCAGACGCTATCCGGCAGCAGGAATTGCAGTGCACAATCAGTTTCGTACGTAAGCCACAACAACGCCGACCACGGTGGTCGAAGTAGAAATGTAAATCTGCAGAGAAAGCTCGCACCGTTACCACACCGGCcaacgcagcaccagcagtacccTCAAAAACAGCCGAAAGTTAGCGAACCGACGGTTCTGTCGGCATCAGCAACACAACATCGCATCCCACCGTTGACGAAGAACTACAAATTTCTCGTGCAAAACAGTCACGTCGCTCCGACGCTGTTGGCCGAGATTGAGCAGCGGCATAGTAAGCTGACGGTGGTCAAATCAGCCACCACTCGCTACATGGCCTCATCGCCAACGAAACACATCTTTTCCCTCCCATCGCTCGGCGCTGGGATCGAATCCttgggccatcatcatcatcatcatcatcatcatcaccaccaccaccgccttaACGGTGCTACGGTGCTGGAACGTAGTCCCGACAAGAAGCGTGCCTTCCGGTCGGAagtgatcggtcgatcgatatCGGCAGCCGTGACGCAGAAAGGAAATCCAATCTAG